A single region of the Chengkuizengella sediminis genome encodes:
- a CDS encoding fumarylacetoacetate hydrolase family protein, translating to MRFVTAEKDNRTFIGITDEKFSYVLDLTLADKTKHQTAQLPASMIECIKLGEQFLSLASSLKQWIIENPDQNTFKYQINNIKVLAPIPRPSKNVFCIGKNYKDHVLEMGSAADLPSDPIVFTKPPTTVIGTEDIILNHKQVTDELDYEGELAVIIGKKGKNISTGQALDYVFGYTIINDITARDLQKKHKQFFIGKSLDSSCPMGPAIVHKAEINNPNHLNLQTKVNGEIRQDANTELFIFDVENIISIISKGLTLEPGDIIATGTPAGVGKGFKPPRLLQPGDHIEITIEGIGVLRNTVEH from the coding sequence ATGAGATTTGTAACAGCAGAAAAAGACAATAGAACATTTATTGGAATCACAGATGAAAAGTTTTCTTACGTGCTCGATCTTACTCTAGCAGATAAAACCAAACATCAAACAGCTCAGTTACCTGCCTCAATGATCGAATGTATCAAATTAGGAGAGCAATTCCTTAGTTTAGCAAGTTCCCTGAAACAATGGATCATAGAAAATCCTGATCAGAATACATTCAAATATCAAATAAATAATATCAAAGTACTTGCCCCCATCCCAAGACCATCAAAAAATGTATTTTGTATTGGAAAGAACTATAAAGATCATGTACTTGAAATGGGTAGCGCTGCGGATCTTCCATCCGATCCCATCGTTTTTACCAAACCTCCAACAACTGTAATTGGAACCGAAGATATCATTTTAAATCACAAACAAGTGACAGATGAATTGGATTATGAAGGTGAGCTTGCTGTTATCATTGGTAAAAAAGGTAAAAACATTTCAACAGGACAAGCTTTAGATTATGTGTTTGGATATACGATCATAAATGACATAACTGCTAGGGACTTACAAAAAAAACATAAACAATTTTTCATAGGAAAAAGTTTAGATTCATCCTGTCCGATGGGACCAGCTATTGTACATAAGGCAGAAATTAATAACCCAAATCACTTAAACTTACAAACGAAAGTAAATGGTGAAATAAGACAAGATGCAAATACTGAATTATTTATATTTGATGTAGAAAACATCATCTCTATTATTTCTAAAGGTCTTACATTAGAACCTGGTGATATCATTGCAACGGGTACTCCTGCAGGTGTTGGAAAAGGATTTAAACCTCCTCGTTTATTACAGCCAGGGGATCATATTGAAATTACAATAGAAGGTATAGGAGTTTTACGAAATACAGTGGAACACTGA
- the fni gene encoding type 2 isopentenyl-diphosphate Delta-isomerase, with protein sequence MREQRKLDHLNLALQSNKSERHSSFDDLHFIHRSVPEMDVRECNLSVNLGGKNLNSPLVINAMTGGAFSTEEINRDLAVIARETGITLAVGSQKAALRNHKLVRTYEVVRKVNPKGMIFANVSADSAVEDAMEAIEMLQADMLQLHLNIPQELVMPEGDRHFKGMIEKIHHIKDKAPVPVIVKEVGFGMCQETYEILKGVGIDIIDVGGKGGTNFVWIENQRREAKDFDFIDGWGQSTVVSLIESADYQTEIDFISSGGIRNPLDMVKSFALGAKAIGLASPVLSLLKEQGVEKTIHRIQNWHEQIKLIMTMLGKPRVEKLINASLVFTGTTKEWCECRDIDYKSYAKRR encoded by the coding sequence ATGAGGGAACAAAGAAAACTGGATCATTTAAACTTAGCCCTACAATCAAATAAAAGTGAACGTCATTCATCATTTGATGATTTACATTTTATTCATCGTTCCGTACCTGAAATGGATGTTCGGGAGTGTAATTTAAGTGTGAATTTAGGAGGAAAGAATTTGAACTCTCCTCTAGTTATCAATGCGATGACAGGTGGTGCTTTTTCCACAGAAGAAATTAATCGTGATTTAGCTGTCATCGCAAGGGAGACGGGAATTACACTAGCAGTTGGTTCGCAAAAAGCAGCATTGCGTAATCATAAACTAGTCCGCACGTATGAAGTGGTTCGAAAAGTAAATCCTAAAGGGATGATTTTTGCAAATGTGAGTGCAGATAGTGCTGTAGAGGATGCGATGGAAGCAATTGAAATGCTGCAAGCGGATATGCTTCAATTACACTTAAATATTCCACAAGAGTTAGTTATGCCAGAGGGAGATCGACATTTTAAAGGTATGATTGAAAAAATACATCATATAAAAGATAAAGCACCTGTTCCTGTAATTGTAAAAGAAGTTGGATTTGGGATGTGTCAAGAGACATATGAAATTCTGAAAGGTGTAGGAATTGATATCATTGACGTAGGGGGCAAGGGTGGTACGAACTTTGTTTGGATAGAAAATCAAAGGAGAGAAGCCAAAGATTTTGATTTTATAGATGGGTGGGGGCAATCCACTGTCGTTTCTTTGATTGAGTCTGCTGATTATCAAACCGAGATTGATTTTATATCCTCTGGAGGCATTCGAAACCCACTTGATATGGTGAAAAGCTTTGCTCTAGGTGCTAAGGCAATTGGTTTGGCATCCCCTGTGTTGTCTCTTTTAAAGGAACAAGGAGTTGAGAAAACGATACATAGGATTCAAAATTGGCATGAACAGATCAAATTGATCATGACGATGCTTGGAAAACCACGTGTTGAAAAGCTAATAAATGCTTCTCTTGTTTTTACCGGAACAACCAAAGAATGGTGTGAATGCAGAGACATTGATTATAAATCCTATGCAAAAAGAAGGTAG
- a CDS encoding metal ABC transporter ATP-binding protein, with the protein MNESNNNRFDLCHECIISIEDVSFYYENKTPVIQNLNFKILERDFVGLIGSNGAGKSTLLKMIAGLIKPVSGKIRLFDQPISEFKDWERIGYVPQKNAMNPFFPATVKEVVLSGLYGKKKMFKRLTKKELQKCDDSLQALGIEKLAHRRIGNLSGGQQQRAFLARALINNPDLLILDEPMVGIDTETQESFFHMIQHMHKQHNITFLMVSHDVDMMHSYLGKEAIHTAGKLKFYVKHSHDLEDCVETDLTHSMKGFLKSEALKI; encoded by the coding sequence ATGAATGAATCGAATAATAATCGCTTTGATCTGTGTCATGAGTGTATCATTTCAATAGAAGATGTTTCGTTTTATTACGAAAATAAAACACCTGTGATTCAGAATTTGAATTTTAAAATATTAGAGAGAGATTTTGTAGGTTTGATTGGCTCTAACGGAGCAGGTAAATCAACTTTACTAAAAATGATCGCAGGTTTAATTAAACCTGTAAGTGGTAAGATTAGATTGTTTGATCAGCCGATATCAGAGTTTAAAGATTGGGAACGAATTGGTTATGTGCCTCAAAAAAATGCAATGAACCCATTTTTTCCTGCTACAGTAAAGGAAGTTGTGCTTTCTGGTTTATACGGCAAGAAAAAAATGTTTAAACGTCTAACAAAAAAAGAATTACAGAAATGTGATGATTCACTTCAAGCTCTTGGTATAGAAAAGTTAGCTCATCGTCGAATTGGGAACTTATCTGGAGGTCAACAACAACGCGCATTTTTAGCAAGAGCATTAATTAATAATCCAGATTTACTCATTTTAGATGAACCGATGGTTGGTATTGATACTGAAACACAAGAAAGTTTTTTTCATATGATTCAACATATGCATAAACAGCATAATATTACTTTTTTGATGGTTTCTCATGATGTTGATATGATGCATTCCTATTTGGGAAAAGAAGCGATACATACTGCAGGGAAGTTAAAGTTTTATGTAAAGCATTCACACGATTTGGAAGATTGTGTAGAAACAGATTTAACACACTCTATGAAAGGCTTTTTAAAAAGTGAAGCTTTGAAAATATGA